From one Solea solea chromosome 15, fSolSol10.1, whole genome shotgun sequence genomic stretch:
- the LOC131473785 gene encoding ankyrin-3-like isoform X30, whose product MAEQVKGEDAMTGDTDKYLRPQDLKELGDDSLPQEGYMGFSIGARSASLRSFSSDRSNTLNRSSFARDSMMIEEILAPTKDTLQSVCKDISYLVDPLNKHLAVTRDISTECMRRYSWTPDTMDHSHNTVSSPIHSGLSSPLPQYDSRFLVSFMVDARGGSMRGSRHNGMRIIIPPRKCTAPTRITCRLAKRHKLAYPPPMVEGEGLVSRLVEVGPAGAQFLGPVIVEIPHFGSMRGKERELIVLRSDNGDTWKEHQSDARTEDLVDLLTGMDEELDSPIELEKKRICRIVTRDFPQYFAVVSRIKQESNHMGPDGGVLTSSTVPMVQASFPQGALTKKIRVGLQAQPVPDDMARAILGNRATFSPIVTVEPRRRKFHKPITMTIPVPPRSAEGHPSGRRGDAAPCLRLLCSITGGTSPAQWEDITGTTPLSFVTDCVSFTTNVSARFWLADCHQIPETVSLASQLYRELICVPYLAKFVVFAKMNDIIEARLRCFCMTDDKVDKTLEQQENFEEVARSKDIEVLEGKPIHVDCYGNLSPLVKSGQQLVFNFYSFKENRLPFNVKIRDMGQEPCGRLSFLREPKSSKGLPQTAICNLNITLPTHRKDMESDPDDETEKPERRHTFASLALRKRYSYLTDPAAKTTDRSSTRTQPSSYPHKPVFSTRSYQAWSPVPVPVPGQAKSGFGSLSSSSSNTPSASPLKSVWSINSASPIKTNIPGSPASSVKSVSDMASPIRSYRTISSPIKTVVQQSQYPSQISQSPLASPGKSSPDPLSMKGLATLSARTSPITVSGGSALLERTSIGMTPPTSPKSSLSMFSSPLPYKTVMGGSGGTSASSSPIKTVPGLSSMRSFASDVTGPARNLFSSLSSPLKSNNSPPSAASLINGTASSTHYRSSSPTHLHSSLQERIQATTNAATTNVNAAFDEVEKTLNSCSAGYGTLKSMSSSASSSFQSMRSSASNSLYATLRSPPNVTTAVTSSTVTVPVYSVINVMPEPQFKKLPEVSKSAAALLSPRKTMPTEVNAQLQSSFARTLSPIKASLFSAGLKSNTTSPLSSSQEILKDVAEMKEDLIRMSAILQTDPNSTANKGFQSDSPKEVKMVEDEEPYRIVEKVKQDLVKVSEILTKDAAKDGRVSLSRGSLDDIHFSKVQVEQPPSNWSYPPRYETVVPQAKSKTIPDRDFNLSKVVDYLANDVGNSSFSKMHDTKHKADEGKREGEGKEKQKRVLKPTIAVQEHKLKMPPTNMRSSPSDKEISKVADALFGADTVLESPDDISHEQDKSPLSDSGFETRSERTPSAPQSAEGMGPKALFQDIPVPPVITETRTEVVHVIRSYESPEDNKQSLMEEIHPIRYTDSDSKGHLNQATPTPEQNKCYSVKVIPDEDPMGKGMRVKEETHITTTTRMVYHKPGKDTPSERCEETMSVHDIMKAFQAGKDPSRELAGLFEHKTGNEETSQRILEDVNSKPKVERIIEVHIEKGNKTEPTEVIIRETKNHAEKEMYYYPGNRQEEDEPEESLPVYTPMAQEEDSRPSSAQLMADDSYKTLKLLSQQSVEYKEDESSELRGESYNYAEKMLLSEKFDQSHSDSEEYLRDRSHFHSPDRNSHSEGRPLGQRTEYIFRSPRNVFDKSGRMTNVEDNFDKLTLLQYSSEPGSPKQSVWMRVPDETQCEDRKQIMYEDRVDRTVKEAQEKLSEVSQFFRDRTEQLNDELSSPEKKSRRPDFRESRSGPSSTHSSPERSAYRNGGSGEEWSRERLRDRFGTSDRKCASLPSSPERRVLLQFSDSDSKKQGDGKTQGISSESSKQFQISSSKVNAVRLKFEQEAQRQDRTPQGVQNSNPPIRKLHESKLPVYQVFAGSNIPKTPESPVNQRRCLDSETNKCTPQSPKLSHSLIHESMKDGNNSDSQRQETTKKIIYTEFVVRESPNSNDSLKKNSESQNPLRKPSNFSENQKSTSSKLEDSAEPHDRTGCHIPTLARNRVHSSSESNKSTRGSSVGKSIDSSDGSQSSIVCNGVDGSPVEYLDPVTPAVVSEAIKDIKPLPVYVSIQVGKQYEKETALGQLGTYKKIVSHESRTVHETRGAFYAVKQKQSPSPQGSPEDDTLEQVTFLDSSGKSPVTPETPSSEDVSLTSRAPDTLIGQMTGMPSPIPEESEEEEGKTFTYKEPPKEKSKPASSDNHSKKQDVERQKSKEKRVAYIEFPPPPPLEAEQSNPEKRGKRVSSEADTEMMEVNLQEEHDRHLLAEPIIRVQPPSPIPPGADNSDSSDDESVFHPAPVKKYTFKMKEEGDKHPKQKGPEKNGNNNESGVNGVVKEEDVDFEQNGNDQSITDCSIATTAEFSHDTDATEIDSLDGYDLQDEDDGLSEDPKTSSLSHDGKTTDRPFSQSKLEVIEEEKCEEAGDKGSGEEKDYTLEGRHPERQGFGDNYFAYQLEEELNSTFKTVATKGLDFDPWSTKGSDNEGLYESKAKEDDPKPFGLSVEDKSQATTPDTTPARTPTDESTPTSEPNPFPFHEGKMFEMTRSGAIDMSKRDFVEERLQFFQIGEHSSDPKTGEKGRGGKSLGVISSQSQTGERATVDGKVKVIDTTTDSSTTPTTSAATAAKGSPAQPGSDTGYTGTDGPTCEAISESASSCTITASKVDPKLRTPIKMGIAASITVKKDSGDLTDCKAEMSEGQMVPEYISIEGQRTDTQSSRQTEPKLERKDYPSENCNNNNNLESSSVQANYIQCGSVVFNLQSSSEPTLQKASRIETLCCRDVEESVDAHKNVQDQKSEAVIESEVKQQPKSRLPVKAAGWSFHTQGKAIGKQKPKQVVKVEVRKRGEPAIAKVEPRSRIPIKGVKKSSPAAAASSVVSARATSQPTRALNSERAAIRLPSRLPLRDRHQVSNVTSEGSCRQDRQENPNEICKRTIEYFKDISGETLKLVDRLSDEEKKTQTEQSEEDSTSRSTSLSDASQPSQPSQPSRSSRSGRGSRAEAGAASVRAKVATTDRASGSERSRRSRRTGGKEGSQGLTGSRTPPIAEIKPSPQSPCERTDLRMAIVADHLGLSWTELAREMNFTVDEINHVRLENPNSLTAQSFMLLKKWVSREGKDATTDALTTVLTKINRMDIVTLLEGPIFDYGNISGTRCFADDNAVFRDQADDYQSILAELQSPAALRSDSHFLEPELPVTPNPSLSHHQPEPETPLPAHSHSQALPWSPEIEPSRREPSSPPRSPPRPSELSLTFTAFELPDPLPSKVRKPHIALNDQLLLSEEEDRSCHEMELTFKPRSPSFPTMCELEVDLAYSTSSPSPVSSLSSITPSSPERAQRSDAGAQTGGTRWMLEDVRLKGSESEVTEEINTVVEMSTADIVGGNELVGMLIEQDLIKNVERKCEMITQDRCRLAEENSTLVEQKEGSVQGEQHVLVQDGNKETACEVEEVGHLHNLMEFGHRVEKGCSLVEAVTIEEDTDEKPQVKRANGDSEEGNNENRDGEAQCTDRGGLCGSDIDICGTSEGDQAAEDQAVDRLSPQPWVEALGESPSTESASNEQEEEGHGDGQITEGALGALTEEAKSEEGTEEKEEGEELVEATVEEKNNQVEQAEKKDMCSLTGWHSDTSSVNVEPPTQGRSVSSDRLDRRESQENSSDSITSSSRGESGRSRQNGSSSKHSPQGGSSESSNGRKEDGALVSEKKVKQGVNVDSGSEEEQTVTTRIFRRRLILKGEEAKSFPGESITEEHYMDEDGNLISRKVIRKIIRRVSTPTPESQGGDSWHQDLRCSPILQDDVSEPGDVPRNSRRKDDRRSGDKKLHS is encoded by the exons ATGGCCGAACAGGTTAAAG GTGAGGATGCGATGACCGGCGACACGGACAAATACCTGCGGCCCCAGGACCTCAAGGAGCTGGGCGACGACTCCCTCCCTCAGGAGGGTTACATGGGTTTCAGCATAGGAGCTCGCTCAGCCAG CCTCCGCTCCTTCAGTTCGGATAGGTCCAACACACTCAACCGGAGCTCATTTGCACGAGACAGCATGATGATTGAAGAGATTCTGGCCCCCACAAAGGACACG CTTCAGAGTGTCTGTAAAGACATTTCCTACTTGGTTGACCCACTCAATAAG CATCTGGCAGTGACGAGAGACATCAGCACAGAGTGCATGCGGCGTTACAGCTGGACTCCAGACACTATGGACCACAGCCACAACACCGTGTCCAGCCCCATTCACTCTGG CTTGTCCTCCCCACTCCCACAGTATGACTCCAG GTTCTTGGTCAGCTTCATGGTGGATGCCCGCGGGGGCTCCATGAGAGGAAGCCGCCACAATGGCATGCGCATCATCATCCCTCCCAGGAAGTGCACAGCGCCTACACGCATCACCTGCCGCTTAGCCAAAAGGCACAAGCTGGCCTACCCTCCGCCCATGGTGGAGGGAGAGGGGCTGGTCAGCCGGCTGGTGGAGGTCGGACCGGCTGGGGCTCAGTTTCTCGG tCCGGTGATTGTAGAAATCCCTCATTTTGGTTCCATGCGGGGAAAAGAGAGGGAGCTGATTGTGTTGAGAAGTGACAATGGCGACACGTGGAAGGAGCACCAGTCCGACGCCAGAACAGAAGACCTTGTTGACCTGCTGACTGGAATGGATGAAG AGCTGGACAGCCCCATTGAGTTGGAGAAGAAGCGCATTTGCCGCATTGTCACCAGAGACTTCCCTCAGTATTTTGCCGTGGTTTCACGGATAAAGCAGGAGTCAAACCACATGGGTCCTGACGGAGGCGTTCTGACCAGCAGCACTGTGCCCATGGTGCAGGCATCATtcccacagggggcgctcaccaAGAAGATCCGTGTTGGCCTGCAG GCCCAGCCTGTACCAGATGACATGGCGAGGGCTATTCTTGGAAACAGAGCCACCTTCAGTCCCATCGTCACCGTGGAGCCCAGGAGAAGAAAGTTCCACAAGCCGATCACAATGACGATCCCCGTCCCTCCCAGGTCGGCAGAAGGTCACCCCAGCGGCCGCAGAGGGGACGCTGCGCCCTGCCTACGTCTGCTGTGCAGCATCACAG GAGGGACGTCCCCTGCCCAGTGGGAGGACATCACAGGGACCACACCACTGTCCTTTGTCACTGATTGTGTCTCCTTCACCACAAATGTGTCGGCCAG gttCTGGCTCGCAGACTGTCACCAGATTCCTGAGACGGTAAGTCTAGCGTCTCAGTTATACCGGGAGCTGATCTGCGTGCCGTATCTGGCCAAGTTTGTGGTGTTCGCCAAGATGAACGACATTATTGAGGCTAGGCTGCGTTGCTTCTGCATGACGGACGATAAAGTGGACAAGACcctggagcagcaggagaactTTGAAGAAGTGGCCCGGAGCAAAGACATCGAG GTTCTTGAAGGCAAGCCTATCCACGTGGATTGCTACGGCAACCTCTCGCCTCTGGTCAAGAGCGGCCAGCAGTTGGTTTTTAACTTCTACTCCTTCAAGGAAAACAGACTTCCATTCAATGTGAAG ATTAGAGATATGGGCCAGGAGCCATGCGGACGCCTCTCCTTCTTGAGAGAGCCAAAATCCTCTAAAGGCCTTCCGCAGACTGCCATATGCAATTTGAATATCACACTGCCAACCCACCGGAAG GATATGGAGTCTGATCCTGATGATGAG actGAAAAGCCAGAACGACGTCATACCTTTGCCTCCTTAGCTTTGCGTAAGCGCTACAGCTATTTGACCGACCCAGCAGCGA AAACAACTGATCGAAGCTCGACGAGAACACAGCCTTCTAGCTACCCTCACAAACCTGTCTTTTCAACGAGATCTTATCAGGCGTGGTCACCTGTTCCTGTCCCCGTCCCTGGCCAAGCCAAATCTGGGTTTGGCTCCCTCTCCAGTTCATCATCCAACACACCCTCTGCCTCTCCATTAAAGTCTGTGTGGTCCATCAACTCTGCCTCCCCCATCAAGACCAATATCCCTGGTTCACCTGCCTCGTCTGTTAAGTCAGTTAGTGACATGGCGTCCCCCATACGATCTTACAGAACCATCTCCTCTCCTATAAAAACTGTGGTCCAACAATCCCAATACCCAAGCCAGATTTCCCAGAGTCCCCTGGCCTCACCAGGGAAAAGTTCCCCAGATCCTCTGTCTATGAAAGGGCTGGCAACATTGTCTGCTAGGACCTCCCCTATAACTGTCTCTGGAGGAAGTGCTCTTCTTGAGAGAACATCCATAGGCATGACCCCACCAACCTCCCCCAAATCTTCACTGAGCATGTTTAGTTCACCCCTACCATACAAGACTGTTATGGGGGGCTCCGGTGGCACATCAGCATCGTCCTCACCAATAAAAACAGTCCCCGGTCTCTCATCTATGCGTTCCTTTGCTTCCGATGTCACTGGCCCTGCAAGGAACCTGTTCTCATCTCTTTCATCACCACTCAAATCCAACAACTCTCCTCCAAGTGCTGCATCTCTAATCAATGGAACTGCGTCATCTACACATTACCGCTCTTCATCCCCAACACATCTCCATAGTAGCCTGCAAGAGAGAATACAGGCAACCACCAATGCTGCAACTACAAATGTCAATGCAGCCTTTGATGAGGTTGAGAAAACACTAAATTCTTGTTCTGCAGGCTACGGCACTTTGAAGTCCATGTCCtcttctgcttcctcctcttttcaGTCGATGAGGTCTTCAGCTTCTAATTCCCTTTATGCCACACTAAGATCCCCTCCTAATGTCACCACAGCTGTTACATCCAGTACAGTGACTGTTCCAGTGTATTCTGTCATTAATGTGATGCCAGAGCCTCAGTTTAAAAAGTTACCTGAGGTGTCCAAGTCAGCTGCTGCCCTCCTGTCCCCACGGAAGACCATGCCCACTGAGGTGAATGCTCAGTTGCAGTCATCCTTTGCCAGAACTCTCTCCCCTATCAAAGCCTCTCTTTTTTCTGCTGGCTTGAAATCAAACACCACATCACCACTGTCATCCAGCCAGGAGATTTTGAAGGATGTAGCTGAAATGAAAGAAGACTTGATACGGATGTCAGCCATTTTGCAGACAGACCCAAACTCCACAGCCAACAAAGGATTTCAATCTGATTCTCCCAAGGAGGTTAAGATGGTTGAGGATGAGGAGCCGTATAGGATTgtggaaaaagtaaaacaagatTTAGTAAAAGTCAGTGAAATCCTTACCAAAGATGCTGCGAAAGATGGTAGGGTCTCCCTCTCAAGGGGCTCTTTGGAtgacattcatttttcaaaagtaCAGGTTGAACAACCACCAAGCAACTGGAGCTATCCACCAAGATATGAGACTGTGGTTCCTCAGGCCAAATCAAAAACAATACCAGATAGGGATTTCAATCTGTCCAAAGTGGTAGACTACCTAGCTAATGATGTTGGTAATAGTTCTTTCTCCAAAATGCATGACACAAAGCATAAAGCAGATGAAGgcaagagagaaggagagggcaAGGAGAAGCAGAAACGTGTCCTAAAACCCACCATAGCAGTTCAGGAGCATAAGCTCAAAATGCCTCCAACTAACATGCGCTCTTCCCCTTCagacaaagaaatcagtaaagTAGCAGATGCCCTTTTTGGAGCAGACACTGTGCTAGAATCCCCTGATGATATCTCACATGAGCAGGATAAAAGCCCCCTCTCAGACAGTGGTTTTGAGACCAGGAGTGAAAGGACACCCTCTGCCCCTCAAAGTGCAGAAGGCATGGGCCCCAAGGCCCTTTTTCAGGATATCCCAGTTCCGCCAGTTATCACAGAGACTAGAACTGAGGTTGTTCATGTCATCAGAAGCTATGAGTCCCCAGAGGACAACAAACAATCTCTAATGGAGGAAATACATCCTATCAGATATactgattcagattctaaaggGCATCTAAATCAAGCCACACCAACTCCAGAACAGAATAAATGCTATTCAGTAAAGGTCATCCCTGATGAGGATCCAATGGGAAAAGGGATGAGGGTAAAGGAGGAGACTCACAtcactaccaccaccaggatGGTGTACCACAAACCTGGCAAAGACACACCCTCTGAGAGATGCGAGGAAACTATGTCTGTACATGACATAATGAAGGCTTTTCAGGCAGGCAAAGACCCTTCAAGAGAACTGGCTGGACTGTTTGAACACAAAACTGGCAATGAAGAGACGTCACAGAGAATCCTTGAGGACGTCAACTCCAAACCTAAAGTTGAAAGAATTATTGAGGTTCACATtgaaaagggaaacaaaacagaacCAACAGAGGTAATCATCAGAGAGACAAAAAATCACGCAGAAAAGGAAATGTATTACTACCCTGGAAACAGACAAGAAGAAGACGAGCCTGAAGAATCACTTCCGGTGTACACACCAATGGCACAGGAGGAAGACAGTCGCCCTAGTTCAGCCCAGCTTATGGCAGATGACTCTTACAAAACACTAAAGCTACTTAGCCAGCAATCTGTAGAGTACAAAGAGGATGAATCATCAGAACTTAGGGGAGAATCTTATAATTATGCAGAAAAAATGCTACTCTCTGAGAAATTTGACCAGTCTCATTCTGACTCTGAGGAATATCTGAGAGATAGGTCTCACTTCCACTCACCAGACAGAAACAGTCACAGTGAGGGTAGACCACTTGGGCAAAGGACAGAGTATATCTTCAGGTCTCCAAGAAATGTCTTTGACAAATCTGGACGAATGACTAATGTTGAAGATAACTTTGACAAACTGACACTTTTGCAGTATTCTTCTGAGCCTGGTAGCCCAAAGCAGTCTGTTTGGATGCGTGTGCCAGATGAAACACAGTGTGAGGACAGAAAACAGATTATGTATGAGGACAGAGTGGACAGGACTGTAAAAGAGGCACAGGAAAAACTCAGTGAGGTATCTCAGTTTTTTCGTGATAGAACAGAACAGCTCAATGATGAGCTCTCTTCGCCAGAGAAGAAATCTCGCAGACCTGATTTCAGAGAATCTCGATCAGGGCCAAGCTCTACACACAGCAGTCCAGAGAGGTCAGCTTATAGAAATGGGGGTAGTGGTGAAGAGTGGAGCAGAGAACGGCTCAGAGATAGGTTCGGCACCAGTGACAGGAAATGTGCCAGCTTACCCAGCAGTCCAGAGAGGAGAGTATTGCTGCAGTTTAGTGATTCTGACTCAAAAAAACAAGGAGATGGCAAAACACAAGGAATATCAAGTGAAAGCTCTAAACAGTTCCAAATATCCTCTTCAAAAGTGAATGCAGTAAGGCTTAAGTTTGAACAAGAAGCTCAAAGGCAGGATAGAACTCCTCAAGGTGTCCAAAATTCAAATCCACCTATCAGGAAACTTCATGAAAGTAAGCTACCAGTATATCAGGTGTTTGCTGGTTCAAATATTCCTAAAACACCAGAAAGTCCAGTAAACCAGAGGAGATGTTTAGATAGTGAGACAAATAAGTGCACCCCACAATCGCCCAAACTATCGCATTCTTTAATTCATGAGTCAATGAAAGATGGCAATAatagtgattcccaaagacaaGAAACGAccaagaaaataatctacacAGAATTTGTTGTTCGAGAAAGTCCAAATTCCAATGATAGTCTAAAAAAAAACTCGGAATCGCAAAATCCTCTTAGAAAGCCATCTAATTTCTCAGAAAATCAAAAATCCACCTCTTCAAAATTAGAAGACTCTGCTGAACCACATGACAGGACAGGGTGTCATATTCCGACTTTAGCTAGAAATCGGGTACACAGTAGCTCTGAATCTAATAAGTCCACTCGTGGATCATCAGTAGGGAAATCCATTGACTCATCAGATGGTAGCCAATCAAGCATAGTGTGTAATGGTGTTGATGGCAGCCCAGTAGAGTATTTGGATCCAGTTACCCCTGCAGTTGTATCAGAGGCTATCAAAGATATTAAACCCTTACCTGTGTATGTTAGCATCCAAGTAGGGAAGCAGTATGAGAAAGAAACGGCCTTAGGGCAGTTGGGGACATACAAAAAGATAGTAAGCCATGAGAGTAGGACAGTACATGAGACTCGGGGTGCATTTTACgctgttaaacaaaaacagtctccATCTCCTCAAGGAAGTCCAGAAGATGACACTTTAGAACAAGTGACTTTCTTGGACAGCTCTGGGAAAAGTCCTGTTACCCCAGAGACCCCCAGCTCAGAGGATGTAAGCCTGACCTCAAGAGCACCAGACACTTTGATAGGCCAAATGACTGGTATGCCAAGCCCTATTCCAGAGGaatctgaggaggaggaaggaaagacCTTCACTTACAAGGAGCCCCCAAAGGAAAAATCGAAGCCAGCTTCTTCAGACAATCACAGCAAAAAACAAGATGTAGAGAGACAAAAGTCAAAGGAAAAGAGAGTGGCTTATATAGAgttccctccacctcctcctttaGAGGCAGAGCAGTCTAACCCTGAGAAAAGGGGGAAACGTGTTTCCTCTGAGGCAGACACAGAAATGATGGAGGTGAATCTCCAAGAGGAGCATGATAGGCACCTTTTAGCTGAGCCAATCATCAGGGTCCAACCACCATCCCCCATTCCCCCTGGTGCTGATAACAGTGATTCTAGTGATGATGAGTCTGTCTTCCATCCTGCCCCTGTCAAAAAGTACACTTTCAAAATGAAAGAGGAGGGAGATAAGCACCCAAAACaaaaaggaccagagaaaaatggaaataataatgAGTCTGGGGTTAATGGTGTAGTAAAGGAAGAAGATGTTGACTTCGAACAAAATGGCAATGACCAGTCAATCACTGACTGCTCTATAGCAACCACTGCTGAGTTCTCCCATGACACTGATGCAACTGAAATAGACTCTTTAGATGGGTATGACCTTCAGGATGAGGATGATGGACTGAGTGAAGACCCTAAAACATCAAGCCTGTCTCATGATGGTAAAACAACTGACCGTCCATTTAGTCAGTCTAAGCTTGAAGTGATAGAGGAAGAGAAATGTGAAGAAGCAGGGGACAAAGGcagtggagaagaaaaagattatACCCTTGAAGGAAGACATCCAGAGAGGCAGGGCTTTGGGGACAACTACTTTGCCTACCAACTTGAAGAGGAGCTGAATTCAACCTTTAAGACTGTTGCCACCAAAGGCTTGGACTTTGACCCCTGGTCCACCAAAGGGAGTGATAACGAGGGACTTTATGAGTCTAAAGCAAAAGAGGATGACCCCAAACCCTTTGGCTTATCAGTGGAGGACAAGTCACAGGCTACAACACCTGACACAACTCCTGCTCGTACACCGACTGATGAGAGCACACCGACTAGCGAGCCTAACCCATTTCCTTTCCACGAAGGAAAGATGTTTGAGATGACCCGCAGTGGTGCTATTGACATGAGCAAGCGGGACTTTGTTGAAGAGAGGCTTCAGTTTTTCCAGATTGGTGAGCATTCCTCTGACCCTAAAACAGGGGAAAAGGGGAGAGGGGGCAAGAGCCTGGGGGTAATTTCCTCTCAGTCACAAACAGGGGAGAGGGCCACAGTAGATGGAAAGGTGAAGGTTATAGATACTACCACAGACAGCAGCACTACAccaacaacatcagcagcaacagcagcaaaaggCAGCCCTGCACAGCCTGGCAGTGACACTGGCTATACCGGTACTGATGGCCCCACCTGTGAAGCCATATCTGAGTCCGCCTCCTCTTGCACAATCACAGCCTCTAAGGTTGATCCCAAATTACGTACTCCTATTAAGATGGGCATAGCTGCCTCGATAACTGTGAAAAAAGACTCGGGGGATCTCACAGATTGTAAAGCTGAGATGTCAGAAGGACAGATGGTGCCAGAATACATCAGTATTGAGGGTCAGCGTACAGACACTCAGTCTAGCAGACAAACTGAACCCAAGTTAGAGAGAAAAGATTACCCTTCAGaaaactgcaacaacaacaataacctTGAGTCATCCAGTGTTCAGGCCAACTACATTCAGTGTGGTAGTGTGGTGTTTAACTTGCAGTCCTCCTCTGAGCCCACTCTTCAGAAAGCTAGCAGGATAGAAACACTCTGCTGTAGAGATGTAGAAGAAAGTGTGGATGCACACAAAAACGTGCAGGACCAGAAAAGTGAAGCAGTCATAGAAAGTGAGGTGAAGCAGCAGCCCAAGTCAAGGCTCCCAGTTAAAGCAGCAGGGTGgtcatttcacacacagggaaaaGCCATAGGCAAACAGAAGCCCAAGCAAGTAGTCAAAGTCGAAGTCAGGAAAAGAGGAGAGCCAGCCATAGCCAAGGTAGAGCCCAGGTCTAGAATACCAATCAAGGGTGTTAAAAAGAGCAGCCCTGCTGCTGCCGCTAGCTCAGTCGTTTCAGCTCGAGCTACCTCGCAGCCAACAAGAGCACTGAACTCAGAGAGAGCAGCCATACGTTTGCCCTCAAGGCTACCACTGAGGGACAGGCATCAGGTCAGCAATGTCACAAGCGAGGGATCATGTAGACAGGACAGACAGGAAAACCCCAATGAAATTTGTAAGCGCACCATTGAATACTTTAAAGACATTAGCGGGGAGACGCTAAAGTTGGTGGACCGCCTGTCAGACGAGGAGAAAAAGACGCAGACAGAGCAGTCGGAGGAAGACAGCACCTCCCGGAGCACCTCTCTGTCGGACGCCTCCCAGCCTTCCCAGCCCTCCCAGCCCTCCCGCTCATCCAGGTCTGGTAGAGGTTCGAGGGCTGAGGCCGGGGCCGCGTCCGTAAGGGCAAAGGTGGCGACGACGGACAGGGCCTCCGGCagtgagaggagcaggaggagtagGCGGACTGGTGGGAAGGAGGGCAGTCAGGGACTCACAGGGTCTCGAACGCCTCCCATCGCGGAGATCAAGCCTA GTCCCCAAAGTCCTTGTGAGAGAACGGACTTGCGTATGGCTATTGTTGCAGATCACCTGGGACTCAGTTGGACAG AGTTGGCTCGGGAGATGAACTTCACAGTGGATGAGATCAACCACGTCAGACTAGAGAACCCCAACTCTCTGACAGCACAGAGCTTCATGCTACTCAAGAAATGGGTCAGTCGGGAAGGGAAAGATGCCACAA CGGATGCCTTAACTACAGTGCTGACCAAAATCAATCGGATGGATATTGTGACTTTACTGGAGGGCCCAATATTCGACTATGGTAACATTTCAGGCACAAGATGTTTTGCCGATGATAACGCTGTTTTCCGGGATCAGGCTGATG ATTATCAGAGCATTCTAGCAGAGCTGCAGTCTCCCGCTGCACTGCGCTCTGACTCCCACTTCCTGGAACCCGAACTCCCAGTCACTCCAAACCCTTCCCTTTCTCATCACCAGCCAGAGCCAGAAACCCCTTTGCCAGCCCATTCCCACTCTCAAGCTTTACCCTGGAGCCCCGAGATAGAACCCAGTAGGAGAGAGCCAAGCAGTCCCCCCAGGAGCCCCCCCAGACCCTCTGAGCTCTCCCTAACCTTCACAGCCTTTGAGCTACCTGATCCTCTTCCCTCCAAGGTCAGAAAGCCCCACATTGCTCTGAACGACCAGCTGCTGCTgagcgaggaggaggacaggtCTTGTCATGAAATGGAGCTGACCTTCAAGCCCAGGTCACCCTCCTTCCCTACGATGTGCGAGTTAGAAGTTGACTTGGCTTACTCCACATCCTCGCCTTCGCCGGTGTCATCGTTATCGTCAATAACCCCTTCTTCACCTGAAAGGGCACAGAGATCagatgcaggagcacagacgGGTGGCACCAGATGGATGCTGGAGGATGTCCGGTTGAAAGGAAGCGAAAGTGAAGTGACAGAAGAAATAAATACGGTTGTTGAGATGTCTACAGCAGACATAGTGGGGGGGAACGAATTAGTCGGCATGTTGATAGAGCAGGATTTGATAAAAAATGTAGAAAGAAAATGTGAGATGATAACTCAAGATAGGTGTAGGCTGGCAGAGGAAAATAGCACTTTAGTGGAACAGAAGGAGGGATCTGTGCAGGGAGAGCAGCATGTGCTTGTTCAAGATGGGAATAAGGAGACAGCCTGTGAGGTAGAAGAGGTAGGTCATTTGCATAATCTGATGGAATTTGGCCATAGAGTGGAAAAAGGTTGTTCCTTAGTAGAAGCGGTGACCATTGAAGAGGATACTGATGAAAAACCACAGGTGAAACGGGCGAATGGGGacagtgaggaaggaaataacGAGAACAGAGACGGAGAAGCTCAGTGTACAGATCGAGGAGGGTTGTGTGGGAGTGACATTGATATTTGCGGGACATCAGAAGGGGACCAAGCAGCCGAGGACCAGGCTGTAGATCGCCTCTCCCCTCAACCCTGGGTTGAGGCGCTTGGAGAATCTCCTTCTACTGAATCTGCATCAAAcgagcaagaggaggagggacacGGAGACGGACAAATCACGGAAGGAGCTTTAGGAGCTCTGACGGAGGAGGCGAAGAGTGAAGAAGGcacagaggaaaaagaggagggCGAAGAGTTGGTGGAGGCCACAGTTGAGGAGAAAAATAATCAGGTTGAACAGGCAGAGAAAAAAGACATGTGTTCACTTACAGGTTGGCACAGTGATACGTCCAGCGTCAACGTGGAACCACCAACGCAGGGTCGCAGTGTAAGCTCAGACCGGCTGGACAGACGGGAAAG CCAAGAGAACTCCAGTGACTCCATCACTTCCTCGTCTAGAGGTGAATCAGGGAGATCCCGGCAGAACGGCAGCAGCTCAAAGCACTCACCTCAGGGCGGCTCCTCTGAGTCATCGAACGGCAGAAAGGAAGACGGAGCACTGGTGTCGGAGAAAAAAGTCAAG CAGGGGGTTAATGTAGATTCCGGTTCAGAGGAAGAGCAGACCGTAACCACCAGAATCTTCAGGCGCCGTCTCATTTTAAAG GGAGAAGAAGCAAAGAGCTTCCCCGGCGAGTCTATTACAGAGGAACATTATATGGACGAAGATGGTAACCTCATCAGTAGAAAA GTGATTAGGAAGATTATTCGGAGGGTTTCTACTCCCACACCGGAAAGCCAAGGAGGTGACAGTTGGCACCAAGACCTCCGGTGCAGTCCCATTCTGCAGGACGATGTGTCCGAG CCAGGAGATGTTCCAAGGAATAGCAGGCGGAAGGATGACAGAAGGTCGGGGGATAAGAAGCTTCACTCATAG